Proteins encoded together in one Eriocheir sinensis breed Jianghai 21 chromosome 41, ASM2467909v1, whole genome shotgun sequence window:
- the LOC127009573 gene encoding trypsin-1-like, with protein sequence MGLLPVSCCLLVLVALPCLVQKAEQRAASDCGGEMVVGEEVTLTSYGYTPNKYGKMKECRWKLTAADADTKLEVQCPKLNLLKSTNCVKDRLIFREDGKEKMRLCGKGAKTFTSEANDLEIVFRSNRWVPKTGFECTVCSLKGTDEEGENVNTEIPIAPIKDTTGGSGGSGGSGGSGTSSGTCECGVSKLTRIVNGTTVSPAHKYPWHVGLKKKGQSAYRCGGTVINNKYALTAAHCLFNEVGERESDEGLVVGVADHDMSSTSDDVKGVTRLVNVKQIIMHEKYTGGDDFDVAVLLLEETLDLSKKELGAVCLPKDDSKTYAGVIGIATGWGSLQPGGSQPDKLQEVDLPILDPKCWDHDVTPNMVCAGYKDGSKDTCQGDSGGPLYVKEGAKLVQVGVTSFGTGKCADPGNPGVYARVSKFLTWIKEKTSDATYCK encoded by the coding sequence GTGGTTGGCGAGGAGGTGACGCTGACCAGCTACGGTTATACTCCCAACAAGTACGGTAAAATGAAAGAATGTCGCTGGAAGCTGACTGCTGCTGACGCTGATACCAAACTGGAGGTGCAGTGCCCCAAGTTAAATCTTCTGAAGTCGACAAACTGCGTGAAGGACCGCCTGATATTCCGAGAGGACGGCAAAGAGAAAATGCGTCTATGTGGCAAAGGTGCCAAGACCTTCACTTCTGAAGCCAACGATTTGGAAATCGTGTTTCGCAGTAATCGGTGGGTGCCCAAGACGGGCTTTGAGTGCACCGTGTGTAGCCTGAAAGGCACcgacgaggagggggagaatgTTAATACTGAAATACCTATCGCCCCCATCAAGGACACAACGGGCGGTTCGGGTGGTTCGGGTGGCTCTGGCGGGTCTGGCACAAGCAGCGGAACATGTGAGTGCGGCGTTTCCAAGCTGACTCGCATTGTGAATGGAACCACCGTGAGCCCCGCGCACAAGTATCCGTGGCACGTGGGTCTCAAGAAGAAAGGGCAGTCAGCTTACAGGTGCGGCGGCACAGTCATTAACAACAAGTACGCACTCACCGCCGCCCACTGCTTATTCAACGAAGTAGGTGAACGCGAGTCCGACGAGGGACTGGTAGTGGGCGTGGCCGATCACGATATGTCGAGCACGAGTGACGACGTGAAGGGGGTGACGCGGCTGGTCAACGTGAAGCAGATAATCATGCATGAGAAATACACCGGGGGAGATGATTTCGACGTTGCGGTGCTTCTGCTCGAAGAAACACTCGACCTTAGCAAGAAGGAACTGGGCGCCGTGTGCCTGCCCAAGGACGACTCTAAGACCTACGCGGGGGTCATAGGCATTGCCACCGGCTGGGGAAGTCTACAGCCAGGCGGGTCGCAGCCTGATAAGCTTCAGGAAGTGGATCTGCCCATCCTTGACCCGAAATGCTGGGACCACGACGTCACCCCGAATATGGTATGCGCCGGCTACAAGGACGGCAGCAAGGACACCTGCCAAGGGGACTCCGGAGGACCGCTTTACGTCAAGGAGGGTGCTAAGCTCGTGCAGGTCGGAGTAACCTCTTTCGGCACCGGTAAGTGTGCTGATCCTGGTAATCCCGGCGTCTACGCCAGGGTGTCCAAGTTCCTGACGTGGATCAAGGAGAAAACCTCAGATGCCACCTACTGCAAGTGA